In Nasonia vitripennis strain AsymCx chromosome 2, Nvit_psr_1.1, whole genome shotgun sequence, a genomic segment contains:
- the Sec22b gene encoding vesicle-trafficking protein SEC22b, with protein MILLTMIARISDGLPLAAAMQEDEQTGRSILEYQNQAKMLFRKLGPQSEPRCTIETGPYFFHYLIENGVCYLVLCEHLYSKRTVFSYLEDIAQEFHIQYGKKVNSVTRPYSFIEFDTYLQKAKKIFSDNRSRRNMNALNTQLQDVQRIMVRNIDDVLHRGTVLSELDTKTQNLSMLSQKYKKDAAYLNSKSMYIKAVAGLVAFSVFVLYFFIL; from the exons ATGATTCTGCTGACGATGATAGCGAGGATAAGCGACGGACTGCCGCTGGCAGCTGCGATGCAGGAGGACGAACAG ACAGGTAGAAGTATTTTGGAGTATCAAAATCAAGCCAAAATGCTGTTTAGGAAACTTGGACCACAATCTGAACCAAGGTGCACCATTGAAACTGGGCCATACTTTTTTCA TTACCTCATAGAAAATGGTGTGTGTTATTTAGTTCTATGTGAACACCTCTACTCTAAGCGTACAGTATTCAGTTACTTGGAAGATATTGCGCAGGAATTCCACATTCAATATGGTAAAAAAGTTAACTCAGTTACAAGGCCATATTCATTCATTGAGTTTG ACACCTATTTGCAAAAGGCCAAGAAAATCTTCTCTGATAACAGATCTCGAAGAAACATGAATGCTTTGAATACGCAGCTGCAAGATGTGCAGAGAATTATGGTACGGAACATTGATGATGTCCTGCATAGGGGGACAGTACTTTCag AGTTGGACACGAAAACGCAAAACTTATCCATGTTATCACAGAAatataaaaaggatgctgcataTTTGAATAGCAAATCCATGTACATCAAAGCAGTAGCCGGATTAGTAGCGTTTTCGGTATTtgtattgtattttttcattctttag